The Halomicronema hongdechloris C2206 genome includes a window with the following:
- a CDS encoding RNA recognition motif domain-containing protein produces MSVRLYVGNLPKELERQDLEAVFAECSEDVVSIKLISDRKTGKCRGFGFVTVKDESKADEIAEKYNGYLLQDTPLKVEKALPRSKSKSDDGSADTNNGSGSRRNKSNKGSKSGRRDSGSSGSSAAQPDPRWADELAKLKELLATQTTSS; encoded by the coding sequence ATGTCAGTCCGTTTATATGTCGGCAACCTGCCAAAAGAGCTGGAACGTCAAGATTTAGAGGCCGTTTTTGCTGAATGCAGTGAAGATGTTGTCTCTATTAAATTAATCTCAGACCGTAAGACAGGTAAGTGTCGAGGCTTTGGCTTCGTCACCGTCAAAGATGAGTCGAAAGCAGATGAGATTGCAGAGAAGTACAATGGCTACTTACTGCAAGATACTCCTCTGAAAGTAGAGAAAGCTCTACCCCGTAGTAAGAGCAAATCAGACGATGGGAGTGCCGACACCAATAATGGTTCCGGTTCTCGCCGTAATAAGAGTAATAAGGGCAGTAAAAGCGGCCGCCGCGATAGTGGCTCCTCAGGCAGTAGTGCAGCTCAACCTGATCCTCGCTGGGCCGATGAATTGGCTAAGTTAAAGGAACTCTTAGCCACTCAGACGACCTCCTCTTAG
- a CDS encoding carbonic anhydrase translates to MEKLLSGLRKFQSTYVPSHKALLAELAKGQHPRVLFISCSDSRVDPSIITQADIGDLFVIRNAGNIIPPYEATNGGEGATIEYAIAALNIKQVIVCGHTSCGAMKGLLQLGELEEKMPLVYSWLRHTEATRRLVDEHYAQLDKTGRLDVLVQENVLTQIENLRTYPVIHSRLHRGDLSIHAWVYNIQSGAVLAYDSEYHAFVPPHSKIYPEPEYKEALEMLDQTTSAAEEDDHIPSSHLPGFTRLSRNQAKRIYQGSAAMTHQ, encoded by the coding sequence ATGGAAAAGCTCCTGAGTGGATTACGAAAGTTTCAGAGCACCTATGTCCCTAGCCACAAGGCTTTACTGGCTGAACTGGCGAAGGGTCAGCATCCGCGGGTTCTGTTTATTAGTTGCTCTGATTCCCGGGTAGATCCCAGTATCATCACTCAGGCTGATATTGGGGATTTGTTTGTAATTCGCAACGCGGGGAATATCATTCCTCCCTATGAAGCCACCAATGGCGGGGAAGGGGCGACTATCGAGTATGCCATTGCAGCCCTCAATATCAAGCAAGTTATTGTCTGCGGGCACACCAGTTGCGGAGCCATGAAAGGTTTATTGCAACTGGGAGAACTAGAGGAAAAAATGCCATTGGTGTATAGCTGGCTGCGCCATACAGAAGCAACTCGACGGTTGGTAGATGAGCACTACGCTCAGCTGGATAAGACAGGACGCTTAGACGTACTGGTGCAGGAAAATGTGTTAACTCAGATTGAGAACCTCCGCACCTATCCAGTGATTCATTCCCGCCTCCATCGGGGCGATCTCTCCATCCATGCTTGGGTATATAACATTCAGTCGGGGGCGGTGTTGGCTTACGATTCTGAATATCATGCCTTTGTGCCACCCCACAGTAAAATTTATCCTGAGCCTGAGTATAAAGAGGCCCTAGAGATGCTTGACCAGACAACATCTGCGGCAGAAGAAGATGACCACATTCCCTCTAGCCATTTGCCTGGATTTACCCGGCTGTCACGAAATCAGGCTAAGCGAATTTATCAGGGATCTGCGGCTATGACCCACCAGTAA
- the fba gene encoding class II fructose-bisphosphate aldolase (catalyzes the reversible aldol condensation of dihydroxyacetonephosphate and glyceraldehyde 3-phosphate in the Calvin cycle, glycolysis, and/or gluconeogenesis), whose protein sequence is MALVPMRLLLDHAAEHGYGIPAYNVNNLEQILAIMTAADETDSPVILQASRGARKYAGENFLRHLVVAATETFPHIPVVLHQDHGNSPATCYSAMRNGFTSVMMDGSLQEDAKSPASFEYNVNVTAEVVKVAHSIGVSVEGELGCLGSLETGKGDKEDGHGFEGTLSKEQLLTDPDEAVQFVEATQVDALAVAIGTSHGAYKFTRKPTGEILAISRIEEIHGRLPNTHLVMHGSSSVPQEWLDMINQYGGQIPETYGVPIEEIQKGIKSGVRKVNIDTDNRLAITAAIREAAAKDPANFDPRHFMKPAMKYMKQVCAERYEAFWTAGNASKIKQETVDHYATKYAKGELEAKTKSTATV, encoded by the coding sequence GAACAACCTCGAGCAGATCCTGGCTATCATGACGGCTGCGGATGAGACCGACAGCCCGGTGATTCTACAGGCGTCTCGCGGTGCTCGGAAATATGCTGGTGAGAACTTCTTGCGCCATCTGGTGGTGGCTGCAACCGAAACCTTCCCCCACATTCCGGTGGTGTTGCACCAAGACCACGGTAATTCTCCGGCCACTTGCTACTCCGCCATGCGGAATGGCTTTACCAGTGTCATGATGGACGGCTCCCTACAAGAGGATGCTAAGTCGCCGGCTAGCTTCGAGTACAACGTCAATGTCACCGCTGAAGTGGTGAAGGTAGCCCACTCTATCGGCGTTAGTGTTGAGGGCGAACTAGGTTGCCTGGGGTCCTTGGAGACTGGTAAGGGGGACAAGGAAGACGGTCACGGGTTTGAAGGCACCCTGAGTAAAGAGCAGCTGCTAACGGATCCCGATGAAGCCGTGCAGTTTGTGGAAGCTACTCAGGTAGATGCTCTAGCTGTGGCCATTGGGACTAGCCACGGAGCTTATAAATTCACTCGTAAGCCCACAGGTGAGATCCTAGCCATTAGCCGTATTGAGGAAATTCACGGTCGATTGCCGAACACTCACTTGGTCATGCACGGTTCTTCCTCGGTGCCTCAGGAATGGTTGGACATGATTAACCAGTACGGTGGTCAGATTCCTGAGACTTATGGAGTGCCCATTGAGGAAATCCAAAAGGGCATTAAGAGTGGTGTGCGCAAGGTCAATATTGACACCGATAACCGCCTAGCTATCACCGCTGCAATTCGTGAGGCGGCAGCTAAGGATCCTGCCAATTTCGATCCTCGCCACTTCATGAAGCCTGCAATGAAGTACATGAAGCAGGTCTGTGCCGAGCGCTACGAAGCATTTTGGACTGCTGGTAATGCCAGCAAGATTAAGCAAGAGACTGTGGACCATTACGCCACTAAGTATGCCAAGGGTGAGCTGGAGGCCAAGACTAAGTCTACTGCTACTGTGTAG